In Phaeobacter gallaeciensis DSM 26640, a genomic segment contains:
- the rplR gene encoding 50S ribosomal protein L18, whose translation MANSKRTLFLKRRLRVRNKLRKVNAGRPRLSVHRSNKNISVQLIDDVRGVTLASASTLEKDLGLVGKNNVEAATKVGSVIAERAKAAGVSEAYFDRGGFLFHGKVKALADAAREGGLKI comes from the coding sequence ATGGCAAACAGCAAACGCACCCTGTTTCTGAAGCGCCGGCTGCGCGTCCGGAACAAGCTTCGCAAGGTCAACGCAGGCCGTCCGCGCCTGTCCGTGCACCGTTCGAACAAGAACATCTCTGTTCAGCTGATCGACGACGTACGTGGTGTGACCCTCGCTTCGGCATCGACCCTGGAAAAAGACCTGGGTCTCGTTGGCAAGAACAACGTCGAAGCAGCTACCAAAGTGGGTTCGGTTATCGCCGAGCGCGCCAAGGCGGCAGGCGTCTCCGAGGCCTATTTCGATCGTGGCGGCTTCCTGTTTCACGGCAAGGTGAAGGCTCTGGCCGACGCTGCGCGTGAAGGCGGCCTGAAGATCTAA
- the rpsE gene encoding 30S ribosomal protein S5 encodes MAERENRRGRGRREEETPEFADRLVAINRVSKTVKGGKRFGFAALVVVGDQKGRVGFGKGKAKEVPEAIRKATEQAKRQMIRVQLKEGRTLHHDMHGRHGAGKVVMRTAPEGTGIIAGGPMRAVFEMLGVKDVVSKSIGSQNPYNMIRATMDGLKKEQSPRSVAQRRGKKVADILPKRDEAPAAEAEA; translated from the coding sequence ATGGCAGAACGTGAAAATCGCCGTGGCCGTGGCCGCCGCGAAGAAGAAACCCCGGAATTTGCAGACCGTCTGGTCGCGATCAACCGGGTGTCGAAAACCGTAAAAGGTGGTAAGCGCTTCGGCTTCGCCGCTCTTGTGGTTGTTGGCGATCAGAAAGGCCGCGTCGGCTTCGGTAAAGGTAAAGCGAAAGAGGTCCCCGAGGCCATTCGTAAAGCCACCGAGCAGGCCAAGCGTCAGATGATCCGTGTGCAGCTGAAAGAAGGCCGCACCCTGCATCACGACATGCACGGCCGTCACGGCGCAGGCAAAGTTGTCATGCGTACCGCCCCTGAAGGTACCGGTATCATCGCAGGTGGTCCGATGCGTGCTGTCTTCGAAATGCTCGGCGTCAAAGACGTTGTTTCGAAGTCGATCGGTTCGCAGAACCCCTACAACATGATCCGCGCCACTATGGACGGTCTGAAAAAAGAGCAGTCGCCTCGTTCGGTTGCTCAGCGTCGTGGCAAGAAAGTCGCCGACATCCTGCCCAAGCGGGATGAAGCACCTGCTGCTGAAGCAGAAGCGTAA
- the rpmD gene encoding 50S ribosomal protein L30 gives MAKTIVVKQIGSPIRRPADQRATLVGLGLNKMHKTRELEDTPSVRGMVNKIPHLVEIIEERD, from the coding sequence ATGGCAAAAACCATCGTCGTTAAGCAGATCGGTTCCCCGATCCGCCGCCCCGCAGACCAGCGCGCAACGCTCGTTGGCCTGGGTCTGAACAAGATGCACAAGACCCGCGAACTGGAAGACACCCCTTCCGTACGCGGTATGGTCAACAAGATCCCGCATCTGGTTGAGATCATCGAAGAGCGCGACTAA